The following proteins are encoded in a genomic region of Deltaproteobacteria bacterium:
- the obgE gene encoding GTPase ObgE has protein sequence MKFIDEAKISLRAGDGGNGCVSFRREKYVPRGGPNGGSGGHGGSLFFKADPGLFTLLDFKYKRHFQAERGANGQGKDKHGASGRDLIIRVPVGTLVKGGEGNILADLDKPDEQILIAQGGKGGRGNASFLSNTNRAPRTAEKGTAGEEKELFLELKLLADVGLLGLPNAGKSTLLSSISSAHPTIADYPFTTKIPVLGMVPLANHLRIIIADLPGLIEGASEGSGLGFRFLRHAERTKLLIHLVDLSDQSSPPLDRFNLIEKELKTYNPLVAEKKRIVLLTKIDLPEAKRDLYDVRKSFEKKGYEVFPLSAKVGEGVKPLLKRLEEIFYGKKKTKKS, from the coding sequence TTGAAATTCATCGACGAGGCTAAAATTTCGCTCAGGGCGGGTGACGGGGGGAATGGGTGTGTCTCGTTCCGCAGGGAAAAGTATGTCCCGCGCGGCGGACCCAATGGCGGGAGCGGCGGTCATGGCGGGAGTCTCTTTTTTAAGGCGGACCCCGGTCTTTTTACCCTCCTCGACTTCAAGTACAAACGCCATTTCCAGGCCGAACGGGGGGCGAACGGTCAGGGGAAAGACAAGCATGGCGCCAGTGGCCGGGATCTGATCATCCGTGTTCCAGTCGGCACCCTTGTCAAGGGGGGAGAAGGAAATATCCTGGCCGATCTGGACAAACCGGACGAACAGATCCTCATTGCGCAGGGGGGCAAAGGGGGACGGGGGAACGCCTCCTTCCTTTCCAATACCAACCGTGCCCCCCGGACAGCAGAAAAAGGAACCGCCGGTGAAGAGAAAGAACTATTTCTTGAGCTGAAACTTCTGGCCGATGTCGGCCTCCTGGGCCTTCCCAACGCCGGCAAATCAACGCTGCTCTCATCCATCTCTTCGGCACACCCCACCATTGCCGATTACCCTTTTACAACAAAGATCCCGGTCTTGGGGATGGTCCCGTTGGCTAATCATCTTAGGATCATCATTGCTGACCTCCCCGGATTGATTGAAGGGGCCAGTGAGGGAAGCGGCCTCGGTTTTCGATTCTTGCGCCATGCCGAACGGACCAAACTCCTGATCCATCTGGTTGATCTCTCCGACCAATCCTCACCCCCGCTAGACCGCTTCAACCTGATTGAAAAAGAACTGAAAACCTACAACCCTTTGGTCGCCGAGAAAAAGAGGATCGTCCTCCTCACAAAAATCGACTTGCCAGAGGCCAAAAGAGACCTCTATGATGTCCGGAAGTCTTTTGAAAAGAAGGGGTACGAAGTTTTCCCGCTCTCCGCAAAGGTGGGAGAAGGGGTTAAGCCCCTTTTAAAACGGTTGGAAGAAATTTTCTATGGGAAGAAAAAAACTAAAAAAAGTTAA
- the proB gene encoding glutamate 5-kinase translates to MGRKKLKKVKTVVVKAGTSILAGKGGSLSPALLKRVTQEILFLLKKGVRVVFVSSGAIASGVHQLRYGRRPKEISELQACAAVGQPILMQAYQKLFARAKVQVGQILITRDDLENKKRFLHAKHTLKKLLKHKILPIVNENDSVVVEEIKVGDNDNLAAHVAILAEADLLIILTDQDGFYTRDPSRFSDAKLITTVQGINKKTEGKASGTSRATSIGGMQTKIQAAKLTGRFGIPTLIANGKTKGIMRQVINGEIVGTLFLTKRFS, encoded by the coding sequence ATGGGAAGAAAAAAACTAAAAAAAGTTAAAACCGTCGTCGTGAAGGCCGGCACCAGTATCCTTGCCGGCAAGGGGGGCTCGCTCTCCCCTGCCCTCTTAAAACGGGTGACCCAAGAGATCCTTTTTCTTTTAAAAAAAGGGGTTCGGGTTGTCTTCGTCTCCTCGGGGGCGATTGCCTCAGGGGTTCATCAACTCCGGTATGGCCGGAGACCCAAGGAAATCAGCGAACTCCAGGCCTGTGCCGCCGTCGGTCAGCCGATCCTGATGCAGGCCTACCAAAAACTTTTTGCCCGCGCCAAGGTTCAGGTCGGCCAGATCCTGATTACTCGTGATGATCTGGAGAATAAAAAACGTTTTCTCCATGCCAAGCATACCCTCAAAAAACTCCTGAAACACAAAATTCTGCCGATTGTGAATGAAAACGATTCAGTCGTCGTGGAGGAGATCAAGGTTGGGGACAATGACAACCTGGCCGCCCATGTCGCCATACTGGCCGAGGCCGATCTTCTGATCATCCTGACGGACCAGGACGGTTTTTATACCAGGGACCCTTCCCGATTTTCCGACGCCAAACTGATTACCACCGTTCAAGGCATTAATAAAAAAACGGAGGGGAAGGCCTCTGGAACTTCACGAGCGACAAGTATTGGCGGGATGCAGACAAAGATCCAGGCGGCTAAACTGACCGGTCGTTTTGGAATCCCAACACTGATCGCTAATGGAAAAACCAAAGGGATCATGAGGCAGGTCATCAATGGGGAAATCGTGGGGACCCTGTTCCTCACAAAAAGATTTTCGTGA
- a CDS encoding glutamate-5-semialdehyde dehydrogenase, with the protein MFVKNKILKIAQRAKKASETAAVLRTELKNRLLNKMADQLLASEKRIQEANAKDLRFAEKKKLSPALIDRLRLNTKRTHEMAQGLREVASLPDPVGEVVKKWTRPNGLQVSKVRIPLGVVAVIYESRPNVTVDAAGLCLKSGNAIILRGGSEAIHSNITLARILREVLSSHKLDPEIVQILETTDRKAMEILVRQDRWIDVVIPRGGEALMKWMAEHSRIPVIKHDKGVCHIFVDQSADLAMAENIAFNAKVQRPGVCNAMETLLVHKEIAPQFLPRMIERYRSAGVEIRGCPTTRKILKGLKPASEKDWSTEYLDLILSIRVVPDLPGAIAHIRKYGSSHTESIISQDPQSTETFLNELQSSVVLHNASTRFNDGGQLGLGAEIGISTTKLHAFGPMGLEELTTTKFIVRGSGQTRE; encoded by the coding sequence ATTTTCGTGAAAAACAAGATCCTAAAAATAGCCCAAAGGGCCAAAAAAGCCTCTGAGACCGCTGCCGTTCTCCGGACAGAACTCAAGAACCGGCTCCTGAACAAGATGGCTGACCAGCTCCTGGCCTCCGAAAAGAGGATCCAGGAGGCCAATGCCAAGGATCTTCGTTTTGCAGAAAAAAAGAAACTCTCCCCGGCATTGATCGACCGTCTCCGATTGAACACCAAACGGACCCACGAGATGGCCCAGGGCTTAAGAGAGGTTGCTTCCCTCCCTGATCCGGTGGGCGAGGTCGTTAAAAAATGGACAAGACCGAACGGACTGCAGGTCTCAAAGGTGCGGATCCCTCTGGGAGTCGTGGCAGTCATTTATGAATCACGCCCCAACGTCACCGTTGATGCCGCCGGGCTCTGTCTCAAATCGGGCAACGCCATCATCCTCCGGGGCGGTTCCGAGGCGATTCACTCCAACATCACCCTCGCCAGGATTCTTCGGGAGGTTCTTTCTTCCCACAAGCTTGATCCAGAGATTGTGCAGATTCTTGAAACCACCGACCGGAAGGCGATGGAGATCCTCGTCCGGCAGGACCGATGGATTGATGTGGTGATTCCACGCGGCGGTGAAGCTTTGATGAAATGGATGGCAGAACACTCACGAATACCGGTGATCAAACATGACAAGGGAGTTTGTCACATCTTTGTCGATCAATCGGCCGATCTGGCGATGGCCGAAAATATTGCCTTCAATGCCAAGGTCCAGCGACCGGGGGTCTGCAACGCGATGGAAACACTTTTGGTTCACAAGGAGATTGCCCCCCAATTCCTCCCCCGGATGATTGAAAGATACCGTTCGGCCGGGGTTGAAATCCGGGGCTGTCCCACCACACGAAAGATTCTTAAAGGTCTCAAGCCGGCAAGTGAAAAGGATTGGTCGACCGAGTACCTCGACCTGATCCTTTCGATACGCGTGGTCCCAGATCTGCCCGGTGCCATCGCCCATATCCGAAAATATGGTTCCAGTCACACAGAGTCGATTATCAGCCAAGACCCGCAAAGTACGGAAACATTTTTGAATGAATTGCAGTCCTCCGTTGTCCTTCATAACGCCTCAACCCGTTTTAACGACGGCGGGCAACTTGGGCTAGGGGCTGAAATCGGAATCTCGACAACGAAGCTCCATGCCTTCGGCCCGATGGGGTTGGAAGAATTGACCACCACCAAATTCATCGTGAGAGGAAGCGGACAAACGCGTGAATAA
- the rsfS gene encoding ribosome silencing factor: protein MAQAAYDKKAEQITVLDLRELTSFTDFFVIASGSSDRQVQAIANNIEETLKKKKIQLIGSEGYTHGHWVLLDYGDVVAHIFYEEERSFYDLERLWSDAKRVKFNLK, encoded by the coding sequence ATGGCCCAGGCGGCCTACGACAAAAAAGCGGAGCAGATCACCGTCCTTGATCTTCGGGAACTGACCTCCTTCACCGATTTCTTCGTGATCGCCAGCGGGTCGTCAGACCGGCAGGTCCAGGCCATCGCCAACAACATCGAAGAGACCCTCAAAAAGAAAAAAATCCAGCTGATCGGCTCTGAGGGGTACACTCACGGCCACTGGGTTCTGTTGGATTATGGTGACGTGGTCGCCCATATTTTTTACGAAGAGGAGAGATCATTTTACGACCTCGAAAGACTCTGGAGCGATGCCAAACGGGTGAAGTTTAATCTGAAATAA
- a CDS encoding 2,3-bisphosphoglycerate-independent phosphoglycerate mutase has product MKPLVLIILDGWGVRETKESNALAMAQLPNYSGFLKNYPWTTLEGSGPAVGLPEGVMGNSEVGHMTIGAGRIVYQGLSRIYAAIGDRSFFKNPAFLQAIHAAKKNRSALHLIGLLSDGAVHSHIDHLFALIDLAKKEGIKRLFIHCFMDGRDTAPTSGVDFIQRLSEKLKSVGIGQVATLMGRYWGMDRDKRWDRTEAAYEAMTNGVGRKEYFPIGAVRAAYDRRETDEFVKPIVLCHPDTTPVGRIRDNDAVIFFNFRADRARQITHALTDPEFKRGSSLASPSAGFGAIGGAAERGPEFKDHPKLSTFACMMAYDATFKLPVAFTKEVPKKILPEVLADGGLKQLRIAETEKYAHVTYFFNGGEEKIFPGEERILLPSPRQVPTYDQIPEMAARKITEEVLKKITGDSPDFIVLNFANPDMVGHTAIAPAIIKAVETVDDCLGPIAKAVLAKGGSLIITADHGNCEQMVDDKGEPHTQHTLNPVPFILIDSQYQGKEGKKLLRQGGRLCDIAPTILKLMGIDQPKEMTGVSLL; this is encoded by the coding sequence ATGAAGCCGCTGGTCCTCATCATTCTGGACGGCTGGGGGGTCAGGGAAACAAAAGAATCCAATGCCCTGGCGATGGCTCAACTGCCGAACTATTCCGGATTTTTAAAAAACTACCCATGGACAACGCTTGAAGGATCAGGCCCTGCGGTCGGTCTCCCCGAGGGGGTGATGGGAAATTCCGAGGTCGGCCATATGACGATCGGTGCCGGACGGATTGTCTATCAGGGGCTTTCCAGGATTTATGCCGCGATCGGCGACCGTTCTTTCTTTAAAAACCCTGCCTTCCTCCAGGCGATCCATGCAGCCAAAAAAAACAGGTCCGCCTTGCACCTGATCGGGCTCCTCTCGGACGGGGCGGTCCACAGCCACATCGACCACCTGTTTGCGCTGATTGATCTTGCCAAGAAGGAGGGGATCAAAAGACTGTTCATCCACTGTTTCATGGATGGGCGGGATACGGCGCCAACCAGCGGTGTTGATTTTATACAACGGTTGAGCGAGAAATTAAAATCAGTTGGGATTGGCCAGGTGGCGACACTGATGGGGCGTTACTGGGGGATGGATCGGGATAAAAGATGGGATAGAACCGAAGCGGCCTATGAGGCGATGACAAACGGCGTGGGGAGGAAGGAATATTTTCCAATCGGGGCAGTCAGGGCGGCCTATGACCGTAGGGAAACTGATGAATTTGTCAAACCGATTGTCCTCTGCCACCCGGACACAACTCCGGTCGGCCGGATCAGGGATAACGATGCGGTGATCTTCTTTAATTTTAGGGCCGACCGGGCCCGGCAGATCACCCATGCCTTAACAGACCCGGAGTTTAAGCGAGGATCTAGCTTAGCTAGTCCGAGTGCGGGGTTCGGGGCCATCGGAGGCGCAGCCGAACGGGGCCCTGAGTTTAAAGATCATCCGAAACTCTCAACATTTGCCTGCATGATGGCCTACGATGCCACCTTTAAACTGCCGGTCGCCTTTACCAAGGAGGTCCCGAAGAAAATCCTCCCTGAAGTCCTGGCGGACGGCGGTTTAAAGCAACTCCGCATTGCCGAAACTGAGAAATATGCCCATGTCACCTATTTTTTTAACGGCGGAGAAGAAAAGATTTTTCCCGGGGAGGAACGGATCCTGCTCCCCTCCCCCCGTCAGGTCCCGACCTATGATCAGATCCCGGAAATGGCAGCTCGAAAAATAACCGAAGAGGTTTTAAAAAAAATAACGGGCGACAGCCCTGATTTTATCGTTCTTAATTTTGCCAATCCGGATATGGTGGGGCATACCGCTATAGCCCCCGCCATTATCAAGGCTGTCGAAACGGTCGATGATTGTCTGGGTCCGATTGCCAAGGCGGTCTTGGCAAAGGGGGGAAGTCTCATCATCACCGCTGATCATGGGAATTGTGAACAGATGGTGGATGACAAGGGAGAACCGCACACCCAACACACTCTCAACCCGGTCCCTTTTATTCTCATCGATTCCCAATACCAGGGGAAGGAAGGAAAAAAATTGCTTCGCCAAGGGGGAAGACTCTGTGATATAGCACCCACCATTCTCAAGCTGATGGGGATTGATCAACCGAAAGAAATGACGGGGGTTTCATTGTTGTGA
- a CDS encoding PaaI family thioesterase yields the protein MIRDIRKVFNEKDHFGDFLGYHLEKIEEGYAETTLTLKEKHLSPAARAHGGVVASLIDFAMGAASCSTLKENELLATIEMKVNFLEVLMVGDAIRANASVLFRGKSTITTEAKVFEGTRLVAVGLGTFKVYPVKP from the coding sequence GTGATCAGGGACATTCGAAAAGTTTTTAACGAAAAGGATCACTTCGGCGATTTTCTCGGTTATCACCTGGAGAAGATCGAAGAGGGGTATGCCGAAACGACCCTCACTTTGAAAGAAAAGCACTTGAGCCCTGCGGCGCGCGCCCATGGTGGTGTTGTCGCCTCTCTCATCGATTTTGCGATGGGGGCGGCCAGTTGCAGCACCTTGAAAGAGAATGAGCTGTTGGCCACGATTGAGATGAAGGTTAATTTTCTGGAGGTTCTGATGGTCGGGGATGCGATCCGGGCCAATGCCTCGGTGCTCTTCCGTGGAAAGAGCACGATCACCACAGAGGCAAAGGTCTTTGAAGGGACAAGACTGGTCGCAGTCGGATTGGGGACATTCAAGGTCTATCCGGTCAAACCTTAA
- a CDS encoding YajQ family cyclic di-GMP-binding protein, with translation MPSFDIVSEINRQEVDNAVNQTRKEIITRYDFKGSKSEINLDKDEIHLLSDDDYKMKALIDILQNKSVKRGISLKSFEVGKIEPAGGQSLKCTIKLVNGIDTDRARELVRKIKELELKVQPSIDGDKVRISGKKRDDLQGVIQTVRGFDFPIPLQFINFRD, from the coding sequence ATGCCCTCTTTTGACATCGTTTCCGAAATCAATAGACAGGAGGTCGACAACGCCGTCAACCAGACCCGAAAGGAAATTATCACTCGCTACGATTTCAAAGGGAGCAAGAGCGAGATCAATCTGGACAAAGACGAAATTCATCTCCTCTCGGATGACGATTACAAGATGAAGGCGTTGATCGATATCCTTCAAAACAAGTCTGTCAAGCGCGGTATCAGCCTGAAGTCGTTTGAGGTTGGCAAGATCGAACCGGCAGGGGGGCAGTCGCTCAAATGCACCATCAAGCTCGTCAACGGTATCGACACTGACCGGGCGAGAGAACTCGTCCGGAAGATCAAGGAGCTCGAGCTGAAGGTGCAACCCTCGATCGATGGCGATAAGGTTCGTATCTCCGGGAAAAAAAGAGACGACCTTCAGGGGGTCATCCAGACGGTGCGCGGTTTTGATTTTCCAATCCCCTTGCAATTTATCAACTTCCGCGATTGA
- a CDS encoding helix-turn-helix transcriptional regulator produces MKPRKQAYKVADSFFERLLKDPEIRFHYEEERAKTSIAMVVKAVRIRARLTQAQLARKIGTTQSVIARLEGGGDCRVPSLSLLARIAVACHGELEFGFKFKRAA; encoded by the coding sequence ATGAAACCAAGAAAACAAGCCTACAAGGTAGCAGATTCTTTTTTTGAGCGTCTGCTCAAAGATCCCGAAATTAGGTTTCACTATGAGGAAGAGCGGGCCAAGACGTCAATCGCTATGGTGGTTAAGGCGGTGCGCATCCGAGCCAGACTCACCCAAGCCCAGCTCGCCAGGAAGATCGGTACGACACAGAGTGTGATCGCGAGACTCGAGGGGGGTGGTGACTGCCGGGTTCCGTCGCTCTCCCTCCTAGCTCGTATTGCGGTAGCCTGTCACGGGGAGCTCGAATTCGGGTTTAAGTTCAAGAGGGCGGCTTAA
- a CDS encoding type II toxin-antitoxin system RelE/ParE family toxin encodes MSFYLSASGRSPVEEFIWSLPKPDQARFADVYNGIREFGLHCPRVTFKQLRGKLWEVKFQASRGGYRICYVMIQGDSMVWLHAFKKTTQKTPLRDFELAERRLKEVL; translated from the coding sequence GTGTCGTTTTATCTTTCGGCTTCGGGGAGAAGTCCGGTTGAAGAGTTTATCTGGTCCCTTCCAAAACCGGATCAAGCCCGCTTCGCAGATGTCTATAACGGCATTCGGGAGTTTGGCCTTCACTGTCCACGGGTTACTTTCAAACAGCTTCGTGGGAAGCTCTGGGAGGTTAAGTTCCAGGCTTCGAGAGGAGGGTATCGCATCTGTTACGTTATGATCCAAGGGGATAGCATGGTGTGGCTTCATGCCTTTAAGAAAACGACACAGAAAACACCACTCCGCGATTTCGAACTCGCGGAGAGGCGATTAAAGGAGGTTTTATGA
- a CDS encoding acetoacetate--CoA ligase, producing the protein MVSPLWTPTAERVEKSNFTSYLQFLDKEKNLKFRSYAELHHWSVIETAPFWESLWQFFKIEASTPYRQVIGEKRPLKGVPRPEWFPGARLNFAQNLLRYRDDQIALIAIKESGERKTITYKELYQKVARCASALKKAGVKTGDRVAGYVPNCAESIVAMLAATSLGAIWSSCSPDFGVQGVLDRFQQIGPKVLFTVDGYTYNGKRHDLMARLETIIPKLSSLQKTIVIPFVGEKIPLHPPLTKGGTGGFVSWNEFIDNKAVEIDFTPLPFDHPVYILYSSGTTGKPKCLVHGAGGTLLQHLKELALHTDLKREDTIFFFTTCGWMMWNWLVSSMAVGATIVCYDGSPSFPNLDALWQMADQEKITIFGTSPKFLTACQQAGITPGKSKGVRLRRTPLQKLKTLLSTGSPLSVENFEWVYQNIKKDLLLASISGGTDIISCFMLGNPCLPVYAGEIQCPGLGMKVEAWDENGKGVIGQKGELVCTAPFPSMPVFFWNDPDGKKYQGAYFEKFPGVWHHGDFIEVTPQKGIIVYGRSDATLNPGGVRIGTAEIYRQVETIPEVADSLVIGQRWQNDVRIILFVVPVQGVQLDDPLKEKIRKTIRETTTPRHLPAKIIAVRGVPYTISGKKVELAVTRLIHGEPVTNTEALANPEILEGYRNCPELQS; encoded by the coding sequence ATGGTCTCCCCCCTTTGGACCCCAACCGCTGAGAGAGTCGAAAAAAGCAACTTCACCTCTTATCTTCAATTTCTTGATAAAGAAAAAAACTTAAAATTCCGTTCTTACGCCGAGCTTCATCACTGGTCGGTCATAGAGACCGCTCCATTCTGGGAATCCCTCTGGCAATTTTTCAAAATTGAGGCGTCCACTCCCTACCGACAGGTCATCGGGGAAAAGAGACCCCTGAAGGGGGTCCCCCGACCGGAGTGGTTCCCTGGTGCCCGGCTCAACTTTGCACAAAACCTCCTCCGCTACCGAGATGACCAAATAGCCCTGATCGCCATCAAAGAGAGTGGAGAGAGGAAAACGATCACTTACAAGGAATTGTATCAAAAAGTGGCTCGGTGTGCCTCGGCCCTGAAAAAAGCCGGCGTTAAAACTGGTGACCGTGTAGCCGGCTATGTTCCTAATTGTGCGGAGTCGATTGTGGCGATGCTGGCCGCGACCAGTCTGGGGGCTATTTGGTCCTCCTGTTCCCCGGACTTTGGGGTGCAGGGGGTTCTGGATCGGTTTCAACAAATCGGACCAAAGGTTCTTTTTACGGTCGATGGGTACACCTACAACGGGAAACGACATGATCTCATGGCCCGTTTGGAAACCATTATTCCAAAACTCTCCTCCCTACAAAAAACGATCGTCATTCCCTTTGTCGGGGAAAAAATCCCCCTTCATCCCCCTTTGACAAAGGGGGGAACGGGGGGATTTGTGTCATGGAACGAATTTATCGATAACAAGGCGGTCGAAATCGATTTCACCCCTCTCCCCTTCGATCACCCGGTTTACATCCTGTATTCTTCAGGGACCACTGGAAAACCGAAGTGCCTCGTTCATGGGGCTGGCGGGACACTCCTGCAACATCTCAAAGAGCTGGCCCTGCATACCGATCTTAAAAGAGAGGATACGATTTTCTTTTTCACCACCTGCGGCTGGATGATGTGGAACTGGCTTGTCAGTTCAATGGCCGTTGGGGCTACAATCGTCTGCTATGATGGGAGCCCCTCTTTCCCCAATCTCGATGCCCTTTGGCAGATGGCAGACCAGGAAAAAATAACCATCTTTGGAACAAGCCCCAAGTTTTTAACCGCCTGCCAACAGGCCGGGATCACCCCTGGAAAAAGTAAGGGCGTCCGCCTCAGGCGGACGCCCTTACAAAAACTAAAAACCCTCCTCTCCACCGGTTCACCGCTCTCCGTAGAAAACTTTGAGTGGGTGTATCAGAATATCAAAAAGGATCTGCTTTTAGCCTCTATCTCTGGCGGCACCGACATCATCTCCTGCTTCATGCTCGGGAACCCTTGTCTGCCAGTCTATGCCGGCGAGATCCAGTGTCCGGGGCTCGGGATGAAGGTCGAGGCCTGGGACGAAAATGGGAAGGGCGTCATCGGTCAAAAGGGGGAACTGGTTTGTACCGCTCCTTTCCCCTCCATGCCAGTCTTCTTCTGGAACGATCCTGATGGGAAAAAGTATCAAGGGGCCTATTTCGAGAAATTCCCCGGCGTCTGGCACCACGGTGATTTCATCGAGGTTACCCCTCAAAAAGGGATTATTGTCTATGGGCGCTCCGATGCGACGCTAAACCCGGGGGGTGTTCGGATCGGAACGGCCGAGATCTACCGTCAGGTAGAAACAATCCCCGAGGTTGCCGACAGTCTTGTGATCGGGCAACGGTGGCAAAACGATGTGAGGATCATCCTGTTTGTTGTCCCAGTCCAGGGGGTCCAACTCGATGATCCCTTAAAGGAGAAGATTAGAAAGACGATCCGGGAGACAACAACCCCCCGGCATCTCCCGGCAAAAATTATTGCTGTTCGAGGGGTCCCTTACACGATCAGCGGGAAGAAGGTGGAACTGGCAGTCACCCGCCTGATCCATGGAGAACCGGTCACCAACACCGAGGCGTTGGCGAATCCTGAAATTCTTGAAGGATATAGAAATTGCCCCGAGTTACAATCCTAA
- a CDS encoding pilus assembly PilX N-terminal domain-containing protein — MGIFNNERGVSIIAAAVTLAILSLFGLVVNYTLVHNSSLVTNAVQYDEAFYITQAGIEYGLKKVGMGQSPVVNPPGLTFGNGSFTIGQSGSLMTVTGTVGTRTSIHTVQIVTQADCAALDVEDAEWKNGQNLIQHVTVEKECSELSQIVIDKVIVEWTLPQSSEHLTNIKIENTNNSFLPTGIQSGGLAELVDEAITGGGRAIFNEIGFDTDLRGRTFTLTVVMADESMLTGTFLPED; from the coding sequence ATGGGAATTTTCAATAACGAGCGTGGTGTTTCAATCATCGCGGCCGCCGTGACCCTGGCAATCCTCAGCCTCTTTGGTCTGGTGGTCAACTATACCCTGGTTCATAACAGTTCCCTGGTGACCAATGCGGTGCAGTACGACGAGGCCTTTTATATTACGCAGGCCGGCATTGAGTATGGTCTGAAAAAGGTGGGGATGGGGCAGTCTCCGGTAGTCAACCCGCCGGGACTCACCTTTGGCAACGGTTCTTTCACCATCGGGCAGAGTGGCAGTCTGATGACGGTGACCGGGACGGTGGGGACGCGCACCAGTATTCATACCGTTCAGATTGTCACCCAGGCGGATTGTGCCGCACTGGATGTTGAGGATGCCGAATGGAAAAACGGTCAAAATTTGATCCAGCATGTTACTGTTGAAAAAGAATGTTCCGAGCTTTCACAGATTGTAATTGATAAGGTGATCGTGGAGTGGACCTTGCCGCAATCTTCCGAGCATCTGACGAACATCAAGATTGAGAATACGAACAATTCCTTTTTACCAACGGGGATTCAATCCGGCGGATTGGCCGAGCTGGTTGACGAAGCGATCACCGGGGGAGGTCGTGCCATTTTTAACGAGATTGGGTTTGACACCGATCTTCGGGGAAGAACCTTTACACTCACCGTGGTGATGGCGGATGAATCAATGCTGACCGGAACGTTTCTGCCGGAGGATTAG
- a CDS encoding prepilin-type N-terminal cleavage/methylation domain-containing protein: MKLTGPKSAGFTFIEAILVVVILGFGLVGLMTLYSNIFTTSVVTDQTLTATYLANEKLEELIAQRELNGYASLATGTTTESPVASFPNFNRTTVVSFITPSGNSFIPSGVDVGYKQIAVTVTGFGQSRLVLTFVTNWVPL, translated from the coding sequence ATGAAATTAACAGGCCCGAAATCAGCTGGTTTCACCTTCATCGAGGCGATATTGGTCGTTGTGATTCTGGGGTTTGGCCTTGTCGGCCTGATGACCCTCTATTCGAACATTTTTACAACCTCTGTTGTCACCGACCAGACCCTGACGGCGACCTACCTCGCCAATGAAAAATTAGAAGAGCTGATTGCCCAGAGGGAGTTGAACGGTTATGCCTCCCTGGCTACTGGGACAACAACGGAGTCACCGGTTGCCAGCTTCCCCAATTTCAACCGGACGACGGTGGTCAGTTTTATCACCCCTTCCGGAAACAGCTTTATCCCTTCAGGAGTCGATGTCGGTTACAAACAGATTGCCGTGACGGTGACCGGTTTTGGCCAGAGCCGTCTGGTTCTCACCTTTGTGACTAATTGGGTGCCTCTATGA
- a CDS encoding prepilin-type N-terminal cleavage/methylation domain-containing protein, producing MTSRPRKMSGFTLIELVLILFLVSLLALVVEIPTLSNQQALQSAALKVRMDLRKTQQLAMTSGVNCGINFFQDGTYTVYQGGVGVAAIDPLTGGPYQENLPVRFRNVSIQSPYQVEFDPVGRPVIGGGGTLTLLNGGTTRPVQIIANTGAINLP from the coding sequence ATGACCTCAAGGCCTCGAAAGATGTCGGGGTTTACCCTGATCGAGCTGGTCCTGATCCTCTTTCTGGTCTCCCTCCTGGCCCTCGTTGTTGAGATCCCGACCCTTTCCAATCAGCAGGCCTTGCAATCGGCGGCCCTGAAGGTCCGGATGGATCTTCGCAAAACCCAGCAACTGGCGATGACCAGCGGGGTCAACTGCGGGATCAATTTTTTTCAGGATGGGACTTATACGGTCTATCAGGGGGGGGTTGGGGTTGCGGCGATCGATCCCCTGACGGGGGGTCCTTATCAGGAGAACCTCCCGGTCCGCTTCAGGAACGTCTCCATCCAGTCCCCCTATCAGGTCGAATTTGATCCGGTAGGCCGCCCGGTGATCGGCGGCGGCGGGACGTTGACCCTTCTGAATGGAGGGACAACCAGGCCAGTCCAGATTATTGCCAATACGGGGGCGATTAATCTGCCATGA